The proteins below come from a single Streptomyces sp. SCSIO 75703 genomic window:
- a CDS encoding thiamine ABC transporter substrate-binding protein, translated as MSITRKVTVLAAGLGLVTLSACGSSGGSDTGSGAGGAKTVTLVSHDSWAASKDVIAAFEKSSGYKVRVLEDGEAGQAVNKAILTKDNPQGDVFFGVDNTLLSRALDNGLFQPYAAKGLDAIDERYRVDGDEHRVTPVDYGDICVNYDKAYFERHELAPPETFDDLVKPEYKDLLVTENAATSSPGLGFLLGTAARYGDQGWTDYWKKLKANGVKVVDGWEQAYNEEFSGSAGGKEAKGDRPLVVSYASSPPVEVIYAEPRPDTAPTGVATGTCFRQIEFAGLLAHAKNPEGGKAFIDFLIGREFQEDMPLNMFVHPVNPDAGLPAEFTEFAPKVEDPRTMAPAKIAEHRDQWVTSWSSLVLK; from the coding sequence GTGAGCATCACCCGCAAGGTCACCGTCCTGGCCGCCGGGCTGGGCCTGGTCACGCTGTCCGCGTGCGGATCGTCCGGCGGCTCGGACACCGGTTCCGGTGCCGGCGGCGCCAAGACGGTGACCCTGGTCAGCCACGACTCGTGGGCCGCCTCGAAGGACGTCATCGCCGCCTTCGAGAAGAGTTCCGGCTACAAGGTCCGGGTCCTGGAGGACGGCGAGGCCGGACAGGCCGTCAACAAGGCCATCCTCACCAAGGACAACCCGCAGGGCGACGTCTTCTTCGGCGTCGACAACACGCTGCTCTCCCGGGCGCTCGACAACGGCCTGTTCCAGCCGTACGCGGCCAAGGGGCTCGACGCGATCGACGAGCGCTACCGGGTCGACGGCGACGAACACCGGGTCACGCCCGTCGACTACGGCGACATCTGCGTCAACTACGACAAGGCGTACTTCGAGCGGCACGAGCTGGCGCCGCCGGAGACCTTCGACGACCTGGTCAAGCCCGAGTACAAGGACCTCCTCGTCACCGAGAACGCCGCCACCTCCTCGCCCGGCCTCGGCTTCCTGCTCGGCACCGCCGCCCGCTACGGCGACCAGGGCTGGACGGACTACTGGAAGAAGCTCAAGGCCAACGGCGTCAAGGTCGTCGACGGCTGGGAGCAGGCGTACAACGAGGAGTTCTCCGGATCGGCCGGCGGCAAGGAGGCCAAGGGCGACCGTCCGCTGGTCGTCTCCTACGCGTCCTCGCCGCCCGTCGAGGTGATCTACGCCGAGCCCCGCCCGGACACCGCGCCCACCGGCGTGGCGACCGGCACCTGCTTCCGGCAGATCGAGTTCGCCGGCCTGCTGGCCCACGCGAAGAACCCGGAGGGCGGCAAGGCGTTCATCGACTTCCTGATCGGCCGGGAGTTCCAGGAGGACATGCCGCTCAACATGTTCGTCCACCCGGTGAACCCGGACGCCGGGCTGCCCGCGGAGTTCACCGAGTTCGCCCCCAAGGTCGAGGACCCGCGGACGATGGCCCCCGCGAAGATCGCCGAACACCGTGACCAGTGGGTCACCTCGTGGTCCTCGCTCGTCCTGAAGTGA
- the rpsB gene encoding 30S ribosomal protein S2: MAVVTMRELLESGVHFGHQTRRWNPKMKRFIFTERNGIYIIDLLQSLSYIDRAYEFVKETVAHGGTVMFVGTKKQAQEAIAEQATRVGMPFVNQRWLGGMLTNFSTVYKRLQRLKELEQIDFEDVAASGLTKKELLVLSREKAKLEKTLGGIREMSKVPSAVWIVDTKKEHIAVGEARKLNIPVVAILDTNCDPDEVDYKIPGNDDAIRSVTLLTRVIADAVAEGLIARSGAATGDKGEKAAGEPLAEWERDLLQGEKAEKAEAPAAAEAPAAEAPAAEAPAATEEPAAAEKPAEAPAAAEGEQG, from the coding sequence ATGGCCGTCGTCACGATGCGGGAGCTGCTGGAGAGCGGCGTCCACTTCGGTCACCAGACCCGTCGCTGGAACCCGAAGATGAAGCGCTTCATCTTCACCGAGCGCAACGGCATCTACATCATCGACCTGCTCCAGTCGCTGTCGTACATCGACCGCGCCTACGAGTTCGTCAAGGAGACCGTCGCCCACGGCGGCACGGTCATGTTCGTCGGTACGAAGAAGCAGGCGCAGGAGGCCATCGCCGAGCAGGCGACCCGCGTCGGCATGCCCTTCGTGAACCAGCGCTGGCTGGGCGGCATGCTCACCAACTTCTCGACCGTCTACAAGCGTCTGCAGCGCCTCAAGGAGCTCGAGCAGATCGACTTCGAGGACGTGGCCGCCTCCGGCCTCACCAAGAAGGAGCTGCTGGTCCTCTCCCGCGAGAAGGCCAAGCTGGAGAAGACCCTCGGCGGTATCCGCGAGATGTCCAAGGTGCCCAGCGCCGTCTGGATCGTGGACACCAAGAAGGAGCACATCGCGGTCGGCGAGGCCCGCAAGCTCAACATCCCGGTCGTCGCGATCCTCGACACCAACTGCGACCCCGACGAGGTCGACTACAAGATCCCGGGCAACGACGACGCGATCCGCTCCGTCACCCTGCTCACCCGTGTGATCGCCGACGCCGTCGCCGAGGGCCTCATCGCCCGTTCCGGCGCCGCCACCGGTGACAAGGGTGAGAAGGCCGCCGGCGAGCCGCTCGCCGAGTGGGAGCGCGACCTGCTCCAGGGCGAGAAGGCCGAGAAGGCCGAGGCCCCCGCCGCCGCCGAGGCCCCCGCCGCCGAAGCCCCCGCCGCCGAGGCCCCCGCCGCCACGGAGGAGCCCGCCGCGGCCGAGAAGCCGGCCGAGGCCCCCGCCGCCGCCGAGGGCGAGCAGGGCTGA
- the pyrH gene encoding UMP kinase: MTTKAEKSDDGKVRGRFLLKLSGEAFSGGGGLGVDPDVVHAIAREIAAVVRDGAQIAIVIGGGNFFRGAELQLRGMDRARSDYMGMLGTVMNCLALQDFLEKEGVDCRVQTAITMGQVAEPYIPLRAVRHLEKGRVVIFGAGMGMPYFSTDTTAAQRALEIDAEALLMGKNGVDGVYDSDPKANPDAVKFDALGYGEVITRDLKVADATAVTLCRDNRLPIVVFELLKEGNIARAVKGEKIGTLVGDHGSRD; encoded by the coding sequence ATGACCACCAAGGCCGAGAAGAGCGACGACGGCAAAGTACGCGGCCGGTTTCTGCTGAAGTTGTCCGGAGAGGCCTTCTCCGGCGGTGGGGGACTCGGCGTCGACCCCGACGTGGTGCACGCCATCGCCCGCGAGATCGCCGCCGTGGTGCGCGACGGCGCGCAGATCGCCATCGTCATCGGCGGCGGCAACTTCTTCCGCGGCGCCGAACTCCAGCTGCGCGGCATGGACCGCGCCCGCTCCGACTACATGGGCATGCTGGGCACCGTGATGAACTGCCTGGCCCTCCAGGACTTCCTGGAGAAGGAAGGCGTCGACTGCCGCGTGCAGACCGCCATCACCATGGGCCAGGTCGCCGAGCCCTACATCCCGCTGCGCGCCGTGCGCCACCTGGAGAAGGGCCGCGTCGTCATCTTCGGCGCGGGCATGGGGATGCCGTACTTCTCCACCGACACCACCGCAGCCCAGCGGGCCCTGGAGATCGACGCCGAGGCGCTGCTCATGGGCAAGAACGGGGTGGACGGGGTCTACGACTCCGACCCCAAGGCCAACCCGGACGCCGTGAAGTTCGACGCGCTCGGCTACGGCGAGGTCATCACCCGCGACCTGAAGGTCGCCGACGCCACGGCCGTCACGCTCTGCCGCGACAACCGCCTTCCCATCGTCGTCTTCGAACTTCTGAAGGAAGGCAATATCGCCCGCGCCGTCAAGGGTGAGAAGATCGGCACGCTCGTGGGTGACCACGGCAGCCGGGACTGA
- a CDS encoding TetR/AcrR family transcriptional regulator — protein sequence MAEHRSMQRAALLDAARSLLSHGGTDALTFPALAERTGLARSSVYEYFRSRAAVVEELCAVDFPVWAAEVEAALAQEATPEGKVEAYVRKQLALVGDRRHRAVVAISASELDAGAREKIRAAHGGLIAMIVEALAEMGHAQPRLAAMLLQGVVDSAVRRIELGAAEDPETITEAAVSMALRGVRG from the coding sequence GTGGCCGAGCACCGGTCGATGCAGCGTGCCGCCCTGCTGGACGCGGCACGCTCCCTGCTGTCCCACGGCGGTACCGATGCCCTGACCTTCCCCGCTCTCGCCGAGCGGACGGGTCTGGCCCGGTCCTCCGTCTACGAGTACTTCCGCTCGCGCGCCGCCGTCGTCGAGGAACTCTGCGCGGTCGACTTCCCCGTCTGGGCGGCGGAGGTCGAGGCGGCCCTGGCCCAGGAGGCCACACCCGAGGGCAAGGTCGAGGCGTACGTGCGCAAGCAGCTCGCCCTCGTCGGCGACCGCCGGCACCGCGCCGTCGTCGCGATCTCGGCCAGCGAACTGGACGCCGGGGCGCGCGAGAAGATCCGGGCGGCCCACGGCGGGCTCATCGCCATGATCGTCGAGGCGCTGGCCGAGATGGGGCACGCCCAGCCCCGGCTGGCGGCCATGCTGCTGCAGGGCGTCGTGGACTCGGCCGTGCGCCGGATCGAACTGGGCGCCGCCGAGGACCCCGAGACGATCACCGAGGCCGCGGTGTCCATGGCCCTGCGCGGCGTACGGGGCTGA
- the whiG gene encoding RNA polymerase sigma factor WhiG, protein MPQHTSGSDRAAIPPAARDGGGVRPPAPSTLDELWRSYKETGDERLREQLILHYSPLVKYVAGRVSVGLPSNVEQADFVSSGVFGLIDAIEKFDVDREIKFETYAITRIRGAMIDELRALDWIPRSVRQKARHVERAYATLEARLRRTPSEGEVAGEMGIAVEDLHAVFSQLSLANVVALEELLHAGQEGGDRLSLMDTLEDTAADNPVEVAEDRELRRFLARAINTLPDREKTVVTLYYYEGLTLAEIGNVLGVTESRVSQIHTKSVLQLRGKLAGFAR, encoded by the coding sequence ATGCCCCAGCACACCTCCGGGTCCGACAGGGCGGCGATCCCCCCGGCCGCCCGAGACGGTGGCGGCGTGCGCCCGCCCGCTCCCTCGACGCTCGACGAGTTGTGGCGGTCGTACAAGGAGACGGGAGACGAGCGGCTGCGGGAACAGCTCATCCTCCACTACTCGCCCCTCGTCAAATACGTGGCGGGCCGGGTCAGCGTCGGACTGCCCTCCAACGTCGAACAGGCCGACTTCGTCTCCTCCGGAGTCTTCGGACTGATCGACGCCATCGAGAAGTTCGACGTCGACCGGGAGATCAAGTTCGAGACGTACGCGATCACCCGCATCCGCGGCGCGATGATCGACGAACTGCGCGCACTGGACTGGATCCCCCGCTCGGTACGCCAGAAGGCACGCCATGTCGAGCGCGCCTACGCCACCCTGGAGGCGAGGCTGCGCCGCACCCCCTCCGAAGGCGAGGTGGCCGGCGAGATGGGCATCGCGGTGGAGGACCTGCACGCGGTTTTCAGCCAGTTGTCCCTGGCCAACGTCGTGGCACTGGAGGAACTGCTGCACGCCGGGCAGGAGGGCGGCGACCGGCTCAGCCTCATGGACACCCTGGAGGACACCGCCGCCGACAACCCGGTGGAAGTGGCCGAGGACCGCGAACTGCGCCGCTTCCTCGCCCGCGCCATCAACACCCTGCCCGACCGGGAGAAGACCGTCGTCACGCTCTACTACTACGAGGGCCTCACCCTCGCCGAGATCGGCAACGTACTCGGAGTCACGGAGAGCCGGGTCAGCCAGATCCACACCAAATCCGTCCTCCAGCTCCGCGGCAAACTGGCCGGATTCGCGCGCTGA
- the rlmN gene encoding 23S rRNA (adenine(2503)-C(2))-methyltransferase RlmN, giving the protein MARPVPGELTFVAPRGAQRPPRHLADLTPAERKEAVAAIGEKPFRARQLSQHYFARYAHDPEQWTDIPARAREGLREALLPELMTVVRHLSTDEGTTRKTLWRLFDGTLVESVLMRYPDRVTMCISSQAGCGMNCPFCATGQAGLDRNLSTAEIVHQIVDGMRALRDGEVPGGPARLSNIVFMGMGEPLANYRRVVGAIRRLTDPEPDGLGLSQRGITVSTVGLVPAIHRFLDEGFKCRLAISLHAPDDELRDTLVPVNTRWKVREVLEAGFAYAAKSGRRLSIEYALIREINDQAWRGDRLGRLLKGKPVHVNLIPLNPTPGSKWTASRPEDEKAFVEAIAAHGVPVTIRDTRGQEIDGACGQLAASER; this is encoded by the coding sequence GTGGCCCGACCCGTCCCCGGTGAGCTCACCTTCGTCGCGCCCCGCGGGGCGCAGCGTCCGCCGCGTCACCTCGCCGATCTCACGCCGGCCGAGCGCAAGGAGGCCGTCGCCGCGATCGGTGAGAAGCCGTTCCGTGCCCGGCAGCTCTCCCAGCACTACTTCGCGCGCTACGCGCACGACCCGGAGCAGTGGACCGACATCCCGGCGCGCGCCCGCGAGGGACTCCGGGAGGCGCTGCTGCCCGAGCTGATGACGGTCGTGCGGCATCTGTCGACGGACGAGGGAACCACCCGCAAGACGCTGTGGCGCCTCTTCGACGGCACCCTCGTCGAGTCCGTCCTGATGCGCTACCCGGACCGGGTGACCATGTGCATCAGCTCCCAGGCGGGCTGCGGCATGAACTGCCCGTTCTGCGCGACCGGGCAGGCGGGCCTGGACCGGAACCTGTCGACGGCCGAGATCGTGCACCAGATCGTGGACGGCATGCGTGCCCTGCGCGACGGCGAGGTCCCCGGCGGACCGGCCCGGCTCAGCAACATCGTGTTCATGGGTATGGGCGAGCCGCTCGCCAACTACCGGCGGGTCGTCGGCGCCATCCGCCGGCTCACCGACCCCGAGCCGGACGGCCTCGGCCTGTCGCAGCGGGGCATCACCGTCTCCACCGTCGGTCTGGTCCCCGCCATCCACCGCTTCTTGGACGAGGGCTTCAAGTGCCGTCTGGCGATCTCGCTGCACGCCCCCGACGACGAGCTGCGTGACACCCTCGTCCCGGTCAACACCCGGTGGAAGGTGCGGGAGGTGCTGGAGGCGGGCTTCGCGTACGCGGCGAAGTCCGGGCGGCGGCTCTCCATCGAGTACGCGCTGATCCGGGAAATCAACGACCAGGCGTGGCGCGGTGACCGGCTCGGCCGGCTGCTCAAGGGCAAGCCCGTGCACGTCAACCTGATCCCGCTCAACCCGACACCCGGCTCGAAGTGGACCGCGTCGCGGCCCGAGGACGAGAAGGCGTTCGTGGAGGCGATCGCGGCGCACGGCGTGCCGGTGACCATCCGGGACACCCGGGGCCAGGAGATCGACGGGGCCTGTGGCCAGCTCGCCGCGAGCGAGAGGTAG
- the tsf gene encoding translation elongation factor Ts, with protein sequence MANYTAADVKKLRELTGAGMMDCKKALDEAEGNVDKAVEALRIKGQKGVAKREGRSAENGAVVSLLADDNTSGVLVELKCETDFVAKGEKFQSVAQAIAEHVAKVAPADIEALLASEIEAGKTVQAFVDEANANLGEKIVLDRFAQFSGGFVAAYMHRTMPDLPPQIGVLVELDKPNAEVAKGVAQHIAAFAPKYLAKEDVPAEVVESERRVAEETTRAEGKPEAALPKIVEGRLNGFFKEATLLGQPYALDNKKSVQQVLDEAGVTLKRFSRIKVGI encoded by the coding sequence ATGGCGAACTACACCGCCGCCGACGTCAAGAAGCTCCGCGAGCTCACGGGCGCCGGCATGATGGACTGCAAGAAGGCGCTGGACGAGGCCGAGGGCAACGTCGACAAGGCCGTCGAGGCGCTCCGCATCAAGGGCCAGAAGGGCGTCGCCAAGCGCGAGGGCCGCTCCGCCGAGAACGGCGCGGTCGTCTCGCTCCTCGCCGACGACAACACCTCCGGCGTCCTCGTCGAGCTGAAGTGCGAGACGGACTTCGTCGCCAAGGGCGAGAAGTTCCAGAGCGTGGCGCAGGCCATCGCCGAGCACGTCGCCAAGGTCGCCCCGGCCGACATCGAGGCGCTGCTCGCCTCCGAGATCGAGGCCGGCAAGACCGTCCAGGCGTTCGTGGACGAGGCCAACGCCAACCTGGGCGAGAAGATCGTCCTGGACCGCTTCGCGCAGTTCTCCGGCGGCTTCGTGGCCGCCTACATGCACCGCACGATGCCCGACCTGCCCCCGCAGATCGGTGTCCTCGTCGAGCTGGACAAGCCGAACGCCGAGGTCGCCAAGGGCGTCGCCCAGCACATCGCCGCCTTCGCGCCGAAGTACCTCGCCAAGGAGGACGTGCCGGCCGAGGTCGTCGAGAGCGAGCGCCGCGTCGCCGAGGAGACCACCCGCGCCGAGGGCAAGCCCGAGGCCGCCCTCCCGAAGATCGTCGAGGGTCGCCTCAACGGGTTCTTCAAGGAGGCCACGCTCCTCGGCCAGCCCTACGCGCTGGACAACAAGAAGTCGGTCCAGCAGGTGCTGGACGAGGCCGGTGTCACCCTGAAGCGCTTCTCGCGTATCAAGGTCGGCATCTGA
- a CDS encoding iron ABC transporter permease, with the protein MAGPAAFFAVFFAYPVAAIVARGLTADGTWRFGRFAEVLAEPGIRQVLWFTTWQALVSTALTLLIALPGAYAFARLDFPGKQVLRAVVTVPFVLPTVVVGTAFLALVGRGGLLDELWGVRLDTTVWAILLAHVFFNYAVVVRTVGGLWSQLDPRQEEAARMLGASRLAAWRRVTLPALGPAVAAAALMVFLFTFTSFAVVQILGGPAFSTLEVEIYRQTSQVFDLSTAAVLTLVQFAAVGAVLAVHAWTVRRRESALRLVDPAGTARRPRGAGQWALLGGVLATIAVLLVLPLAVLVERSLAAPGFGYYRALTREDGGAFLVPPIDAVGNSLRYALAATAIAVVIGALAAAALARRDAGRLVRGFDALLMLPLGVSAVTVGFGFLIALDEPPLDLRSSWLLVPLAQALVGVPFVVRTMLPVLRAVDGRLREAAAVLGASPWRVWREVDLPLVRRALLIAAGFAFAVSLGEFGATVFIARPDNPTLPVAVARLLGRPGQMNYGQAMALSTILMVVCAVALLVLERLRTDRGGEF; encoded by the coding sequence ATGGCCGGGCCCGCCGCGTTCTTCGCGGTGTTCTTCGCCTACCCCGTCGCGGCCATCGTCGCCCGGGGCCTCACGGCCGACGGCACCTGGCGGTTCGGGCGGTTCGCCGAGGTGCTGGCCGAGCCCGGCATCCGGCAGGTGCTGTGGTTCACCACCTGGCAGGCGCTCGTCTCCACCGCGCTCACCCTGCTGATCGCGCTGCCCGGCGCCTACGCCTTCGCCCGCCTCGACTTCCCCGGCAAACAGGTCCTGCGGGCCGTGGTGACCGTGCCGTTCGTGCTGCCGACCGTCGTCGTGGGCACCGCCTTCCTCGCCCTGGTCGGGCGCGGCGGGCTCCTCGACGAACTGTGGGGGGTGCGCCTGGACACCACCGTGTGGGCGATCCTGCTCGCCCACGTCTTCTTCAACTACGCGGTCGTCGTCCGCACCGTCGGCGGACTCTGGTCCCAGCTCGACCCCCGCCAGGAAGAGGCCGCGCGGATGCTCGGCGCCTCCCGGCTCGCCGCCTGGCGCCGGGTGACGCTCCCGGCGCTCGGCCCCGCCGTGGCCGCCGCCGCGCTGATGGTGTTCCTGTTCACCTTCACCTCCTTCGCCGTCGTCCAGATCCTCGGCGGGCCCGCCTTCTCCACCCTGGAGGTGGAGATCTACCGGCAGACCTCGCAGGTCTTCGACCTGTCCACGGCCGCCGTGCTGACCCTGGTCCAGTTCGCCGCGGTCGGCGCCGTCCTCGCCGTGCACGCCTGGACGGTGCGGCGCCGCGAGAGCGCCCTCCGGCTGGTCGATCCCGCGGGCACCGCGCGCCGGCCGCGCGGCGCCGGCCAGTGGGCGCTGCTCGGCGGGGTGCTGGCCACCATCGCCGTACTGCTGGTGCTGCCGCTCGCCGTCCTGGTCGAACGGTCACTCGCCGCCCCCGGCTTCGGCTACTACCGGGCGCTGACCCGCGAGGACGGCGGCGCCTTCCTCGTGCCGCCCATCGACGCCGTCGGCAACTCCCTGCGCTACGCGCTCGCCGCCACCGCCATCGCCGTGGTGATCGGCGCCCTGGCCGCCGCCGCGCTCGCCCGGCGCGACGCGGGCCGCCTGGTACGCGGCTTCGACGCCCTGCTGATGCTGCCGCTCGGCGTCTCCGCGGTCACCGTCGGCTTCGGTTTCCTCATCGCCCTGGACGAACCCCCGCTGGACCTGCGCTCCTCCTGGCTCCTGGTGCCGCTGGCCCAGGCCCTGGTCGGCGTGCCGTTCGTGGTGCGGACGATGCTGCCGGTGCTGCGCGCGGTGGACGGACGGCTGCGGGAGGCCGCGGCGGTGCTCGGCGCGTCCCCCTGGCGGGTGTGGCGCGAGGTCGATCTGCCGCTGGTGCGGCGGGCGTTGCTGATCGCGGCCGGTTTCGCGTTCGCCGTGTCGCTCGGCGAGTTCGGCGCGACGGTGTTCATCGCGCGGCCGGACAACCCGACGCTGCCGGTCGCGGTGGCCCGGCTGCTGGGCCGGCCGGGACAGATGAACTACGGCCAGGCGATGGCCCTTTCGACGATTCTGATGGTGGTGTGCGCGGTGGCCCTGCTGGTGCTGGAGCGGCTGCGCACCGATCGGGGCGGGGAGTTCTAG
- a CDS encoding phosphatidate cytidylyltransferase, whose product MNHSSWGAPPHAGYGGPPDQGPAQGATAPAGPAHDAHQAQQTRPMPVVPGVPGHGHGGDQDDRGAAGHGGPLFRDDTPPARPYPAAPQNPEPMPDTPQPAAGPPQKKSAGRDLGAAIGVGVGLGAVIVASLFVVKAVFVAVVAVAVVVGLWELTSRLEERKGVKAPLVPLAVGGAAMVVAGYARGAEGAWIAMALTALAVLVWRMARPPQDYLRDVTAGVFAAFYVPFLATFVTMMLAADDGAWRVLTFLVLTVVSDTGAYAVGWRFGRTKLAPRISPGKTREGLIGAVAFAMAAGALCTQFLIDGGSWWQGLLLGLAVAASATLGDLGESMIKRDLGIKDMGTLLPGHGGIMDRLDSLLPTAPVVWLLLVLFVGSG is encoded by the coding sequence ATGAACCACTCTTCCTGGGGAGCGCCGCCACACGCCGGGTACGGGGGGCCGCCCGACCAGGGGCCTGCCCAGGGGGCCACCGCCCCGGCGGGGCCCGCCCACGATGCGCACCAGGCGCAGCAGACCCGCCCCATGCCCGTCGTCCCCGGCGTCCCCGGACACGGACACGGCGGTGACCAGGACGACCGGGGGGCCGCCGGGCACGGTGGTCCCCTCTTCCGCGACGACACCCCGCCCGCGCGGCCGTACCCGGCGGCGCCGCAGAATCCGGAGCCCATGCCCGACACCCCGCAGCCGGCCGCCGGGCCGCCGCAGAAGAAGAGCGCGGGGCGGGACCTGGGGGCCGCGATAGGGGTCGGCGTGGGGCTCGGCGCGGTGATCGTCGCGTCGCTCTTCGTCGTCAAGGCCGTCTTCGTCGCCGTGGTCGCGGTCGCCGTGGTCGTGGGGCTGTGGGAGCTGACCTCGCGGCTGGAGGAGCGCAAGGGCGTCAAGGCGCCCCTGGTGCCGCTGGCGGTGGGCGGCGCGGCCATGGTCGTCGCCGGGTACGCGCGGGGCGCCGAGGGCGCGTGGATCGCCATGGCGCTGACCGCGCTGGCGGTGCTGGTGTGGCGGATGGCGCGACCGCCGCAGGACTACCTGCGGGATGTCACGGCGGGCGTGTTCGCCGCGTTCTACGTGCCGTTCCTCGCCACGTTCGTCACCATGATGCTCGCCGCCGACGACGGCGCCTGGCGCGTGCTGACCTTCCTGGTGCTGACGGTGGTCAGCGACACCGGGGCGTACGCGGTCGGCTGGCGGTTCGGCCGGACCAAGCTGGCCCCGCGCATCAGCCCCGGCAAGACCCGGGAGGGCCTGATCGGCGCGGTGGCCTTCGCCATGGCGGCGGGCGCGCTGTGCACGCAGTTCCTGATCGACGGCGGTTCCTGGTGGCAGGGGCTGCTGCTGGGGCTCGCGGTCGCGGCCAGCGCCACGCTGGGCGACCTGGGCGAGTCCATGATCAAGCGCGATCTGGGCATCAAGGACATGGGCACGCTGCTGCCGGGGCACGGCGGCATCATGGACCGGCTGGACTCCCTGCTGCCGACGGCGCCGGTGGTGTGGCTGCTGCTGGTGCTCTTCGTCGGATCGGGTTGA
- the frr gene encoding ribosome recycling factor: MIEESLLEAEEKMEKAVVVAKEDFAAIRTGRAHPAMFNKIVAEYYGAPTPINQLASFSVPEPRMAVVTPFDKTALRNIEQAIRDSDLGVNPSNDGSIIRVVFPELTEERRREFIKVARAKGEDAKVSIRAVRRKAKDAIDKLVKDGEVGEDEGRRAEKELDDTTAKYVAQVDELLKHKEAELLEV, translated from the coding sequence GTGATCGAAGAGAGCCTCCTCGAAGCCGAGGAGAAGATGGAGAAGGCCGTCGTGGTCGCCAAGGAGGACTTCGCCGCGATCCGCACCGGCCGTGCGCACCCGGCGATGTTCAACAAGATCGTGGCCGAGTACTACGGGGCGCCGACGCCGATCAACCAGCTGGCCTCGTTCTCCGTGCCCGAGCCGCGCATGGCCGTGGTGACGCCGTTCGACAAGACCGCGCTGCGCAACATCGAGCAGGCGATCCGCGACTCCGACCTGGGCGTCAACCCCAGCAACGACGGCAGTATCATCCGGGTGGTCTTCCCCGAGCTGACCGAGGAGCGCCGCCGCGAGTTCATCAAGGTCGCGCGGGCCAAGGGCGAGGACGCCAAGGTGTCCATCCGCGCCGTGCGCCGCAAGGCCAAGGACGCCATCGACAAGCTCGTCAAGGACGGCGAGGTCGGCGAGGACGAGGGCCGCCGTGCGGAGAAGGAGCTCGACGACACCACCGCGAAGTACGTGGCGCAGGTGGACGAGCTCCTGAAGCACAAGGAAGCCGAACTGCTCGAGGTCTGA
- a CDS encoding M23 family metallopeptidase, producing MDLRVLDAPTPDVPALARNWPVGRRPAVVRGWEPPSTPYGPGHRGVDLAAAASGPVRSVAAGRVSFAGRVGGWGVVSVELAGTGDPPLRTTYLPVAASVGRGDEVAAGDVLGTLEPAGPHCAGCLHWGLLRGEVYLNPLALLPPWLLDGGPPRLLPVLGVPLPRPEGGRITGTP from the coding sequence CTGGACCTCCGCGTCCTGGACGCCCCCACCCCCGACGTCCCCGCCCTCGCCCGGAACTGGCCGGTGGGCCGGCGGCCGGCGGTCGTCCGGGGCTGGGAGCCGCCGTCGACGCCCTACGGGCCGGGGCACCGCGGTGTCGATCTCGCCGCCGCGGCGTCCGGGCCCGTGCGGTCGGTGGCGGCCGGGCGGGTGTCCTTCGCCGGCCGGGTGGGCGGCTGGGGCGTCGTCTCCGTGGAGTTGGCCGGCACGGGTGATCCGCCGCTGCGGACGACGTACCTCCCGGTCGCCGCGTCCGTGGGGCGCGGCGACGAGGTGGCCGCCGGTGACGTGCTGGGCACGCTGGAGCCGGCGGGGCCGCACTGTGCGGGCTGCCTGCACTGGGGTCTGCTGCGCGGAGAGGTCTACCTCAATCCGCTGGCGCTCCTGCCGCCGTGGCTGCTCGACGGGGGCCCGCCCCGGCTGCTGCCGGTGCTCGGTGTTCCGCTTCCGCGGCCGGAGGGCGGCCGGATCACGGGCACACCCTGA